A portion of the Lolium rigidum isolate FL_2022 chromosome 1, APGP_CSIRO_Lrig_0.1, whole genome shotgun sequence genome contains these proteins:
- the LOC124694482 gene encoding uncharacterized protein LOC124694482 isoform X3 — MAASGTLVVYRTLFTALGLSMVGTLVYTCITDGSPFRAELLTPWMVTTLVDFYVNVIAISTWVVYKEVNWVSSVFWVVLLFCFGSATTCAYIVTKLFEITPLGPSQDPLDHLLLRQDSLPERKCSFVTVGRTIFSILGILMAALVTYTVITDGLPFRKDLLTPWMAATLFDFYIDVFAISVWVVHKESTWISSVIWICLLICFGSITTCGYIVVQLLQVSYEDPIYHVLLNSHSKKI, encoded by the exons ATGGCCGCGTCAGGAACCCTCGTCGTGTACAGGACGCTGTTCACCGCGCTGGGCCTGTCAATGGTGGGCACCCTGGTGTACACCTGCATCACCGACGGCTCGCCTTTTCGCGCGGAGCTGCTCACTCC GTGGATGGTGACAACACTTGTTGATTTTTATGTAAATGTGATAGCGATTTCG ACTTGGGTTGTCTACAAGGAAGTAAACTGGGTTAGTTCTGTCTTCTGGGTAGTTCTGTTGTTTTGTTTCGGCAG tgCTACTACATGTGCTTACATAGTTACCAAGCTATTTGAGATAACCCCTTTAGGGCCTTCGCAAGATCCACTTGATCATTTATTGCTAAG GCAAGATAGTTTACCAGAAAGGAAGTGTTCTTTTGTCACAGTTGGGAGAACTATTTTTAGCATTTTGGGCATACTCATGGCTGCGCTCGTCACATATACTGTCATTACAGATGGCCTGCCTTTTAGGAAGGATTTGTTGACACC GTGGATGGCTGCAACCTTATTTGACTTCTATATAGATGTCTTTGCAATATCG GTATGGGTTGTTCACAAGGAGTCGACTTGGATCTCATCAGTCATTTGGATATGCTTGTTGATATGCTTTGGAAG CATCACAACATGTGGCTACATTGTGGTCCAACTTCTCCAAGTATCATACGAAGACCCAATCTACCATGTGCTGCTGAACTCTCATAGCAA GAAGATTTGA
- the LOC124694482 gene encoding uncharacterized protein LOC124694482 isoform X1 — protein MAASGTLVVYRTLFTALGLSMVGTLVYTCITDGSPFRAELLTPWMVTTLVDFYVNVIAISTWVVYKEVNWVSSVFWVVLLFCFGSATTCAYIVTKLFEITPLGPSQDPLDHLLLRQDSLPERKCSFVTVGRTIFSILGILMAALVTYTVITDGLPFRKDLLTPWMAATLFDFYIDVFAISVWVVHKESTWISSVIWICLLICFGSITTCGYIVVQLLQVSYEDPIYHVLLNSHSKRIINHSTQSVLKPSEDIRVQKLHQQWYLTFE, from the exons ATGGCCGCGTCAGGAACCCTCGTCGTGTACAGGACGCTGTTCACCGCGCTGGGCCTGTCAATGGTGGGCACCCTGGTGTACACCTGCATCACCGACGGCTCGCCTTTTCGCGCGGAGCTGCTCACTCC GTGGATGGTGACAACACTTGTTGATTTTTATGTAAATGTGATAGCGATTTCG ACTTGGGTTGTCTACAAGGAAGTAAACTGGGTTAGTTCTGTCTTCTGGGTAGTTCTGTTGTTTTGTTTCGGCAG tgCTACTACATGTGCTTACATAGTTACCAAGCTATTTGAGATAACCCCTTTAGGGCCTTCGCAAGATCCACTTGATCATTTATTGCTAAG GCAAGATAGTTTACCAGAAAGGAAGTGTTCTTTTGTCACAGTTGGGAGAACTATTTTTAGCATTTTGGGCATACTCATGGCTGCGCTCGTCACATATACTGTCATTACAGATGGCCTGCCTTTTAGGAAGGATTTGTTGACACC GTGGATGGCTGCAACCTTATTTGACTTCTATATAGATGTCTTTGCAATATCG GTATGGGTTGTTCACAAGGAGTCGACTTGGATCTCATCAGTCATTTGGATATGCTTGTTGATATGCTTTGGAAG CATCACAACATGTGGCTACATTGTGGTCCAACTTCTCCAAGTATCATACGAAGACCCAATCTACCATGTGCTGCTGAACTCTCATAGCAA GCGAATCATAAATCATTCAACACAATCGGTGCTAAAACCTAGTGAAG ATATTCGAGTGCAGAAGCTACATCAACAGTGGTATCTAACCTTTGAATAA
- the LOC124694482 gene encoding uncharacterized protein LOC124694482 isoform X2, with the protein MAASGTLVVYRTLFTALGLSMVGTLVYTCITDGSPFRAELLTPWMVTTLVDFYVNVIAISTWVVYKEVNWVSSVFWVVLLFCFGSATTCAYIVTKLFEITPLGPSQDPLDHLLLRQDSLPERKCSFVTVGRTIFSILGILMAALVTYTVITDGLPFRKDLLTPWMAATLFDFYIDVFAISVWVVHKESTWISSVIWICLLICFGSITTCGYIVVQLLQVSYEDPIYHVLLNSHSKRIINHSTQSVLKPSEVPKSPT; encoded by the exons ATGGCCGCGTCAGGAACCCTCGTCGTGTACAGGACGCTGTTCACCGCGCTGGGCCTGTCAATGGTGGGCACCCTGGTGTACACCTGCATCACCGACGGCTCGCCTTTTCGCGCGGAGCTGCTCACTCC GTGGATGGTGACAACACTTGTTGATTTTTATGTAAATGTGATAGCGATTTCG ACTTGGGTTGTCTACAAGGAAGTAAACTGGGTTAGTTCTGTCTTCTGGGTAGTTCTGTTGTTTTGTTTCGGCAG tgCTACTACATGTGCTTACATAGTTACCAAGCTATTTGAGATAACCCCTTTAGGGCCTTCGCAAGATCCACTTGATCATTTATTGCTAAG GCAAGATAGTTTACCAGAAAGGAAGTGTTCTTTTGTCACAGTTGGGAGAACTATTTTTAGCATTTTGGGCATACTCATGGCTGCGCTCGTCACATATACTGTCATTACAGATGGCCTGCCTTTTAGGAAGGATTTGTTGACACC GTGGATGGCTGCAACCTTATTTGACTTCTATATAGATGTCTTTGCAATATCG GTATGGGTTGTTCACAAGGAGTCGACTTGGATCTCATCAGTCATTTGGATATGCTTGTTGATATGCTTTGGAAG CATCACAACATGTGGCTACATTGTGGTCCAACTTCTCCAAGTATCATACGAAGACCCAATCTACCATGTGCTGCTGAACTCTCATAGCAA GCGAATCATAAATCATTCAACACAATCGGTGCTAAAACCTAGTGAAG TTCCAAAATCGCCCACATGA